A genomic segment from Verrucomicrobiaceae bacterium encodes:
- a CDS encoding DUF4886 domain-containing protein, whose translation MKYAILLLLTLTTAAYAETVRLFTVGNSFSQNATHYLADIAKANGDTLILGTANIGGSSFAVHWKKVLEHQKDPKAKAGLYTMGRGLKEWLQSDAWDYVTIQQASRQSHDIANYRPSAKQLADYIRQHAPKAKLMLHQTWAYRVDDPWFTTNQPIKGNPTTQDAMYRGLKSAYATIAQELGAGLIPVGDAFHLADTDAQWGYRAAPFDSKKAKPGVLPDQSHSLHVGWSWKNNKLGMDGHHANVAGEYLGACVWYEVFFGKSAIGNSFLPKGLDAAYAKFLQQAAHRAVSSPQQ comes from the coding sequence ATGAAATACGCCATCCTCCTTCTCCTCACGCTCACCACCGCCGCCTATGCTGAGACGGTGCGACTCTTCACCGTGGGCAATAGCTTCTCACAAAATGCCACGCACTATCTCGCCGACATCGCCAAGGCAAATGGCGACACCTTGATCCTCGGCACGGCAAACATCGGTGGCTCTAGCTTTGCCGTGCATTGGAAAAAGGTGCTGGAGCATCAAAAGGACCCCAAGGCCAAAGCCGGGCTCTACACCATGGGCCGTGGGCTCAAAGAGTGGCTGCAAAGTGATGCCTGGGACTACGTCACCATCCAGCAGGCCAGCCGTCAGAGCCACGACATCGCGAACTACCGCCCCAGCGCCAAGCAACTCGCCGACTACATTCGCCAGCACGCCCCCAAGGCCAAACTCATGCTGCATCAGACCTGGGCCTATCGCGTGGATGATCCGTGGTTCACCACCAATCAACCCATCAAGGGAAACCCCACCACGCAGGATGCTATGTATCGCGGGCTGAAAAGTGCCTACGCCACCATCGCCCAAGAGCTCGGCGCGGGCCTCATCCCTGTGGGCGATGCCTTTCATCTCGCTGATACAGATGCGCAGTGGGGCTATCGTGCCGCTCCCTTTGACTCGAAAAAAGCCAAACCCGGCGTGCTGCCCGATCAATCACACTCACTGCATGTCGGCTGGAGCTGGAAAAACAACAAACTCGGCATGGACGGACACCACGCCAATGTCGCAGGCGAGTATCTCGGAGCCTGCGTGTGGTATGAGGTCTTCTTTGGCAAAAGCGCCATCGGGAACAGCTTTCTGCCAAAAGGACTCGACGCCGCTTATGCAAAATTTCTCCAGCAAGCCGCCCACCGAGCCGTCAGCAGTCCCCAGCAATGA
- a CDS encoding deoxyribodipyrimidine photo-lyase, which yields MTPPVLHWFRRDLRLTDNTALHHASQAASQVLPVYVLSDWKKDHGWTGPNRQSFLCGSLESLARNLEALGSRLILRSGAADAELERLVRETQARAIYLNRDYDPFGRQMEKKVAAMCSRLGIECRVFDDSVLHAPESVLTGSGQPYRVYTPYSKNWLGLPKTAPWPRVSHLGPPAAEGISSLPVPTLAHWQLAAPTAQILPAGERAARDRLRRFIDSGLLKNYTALRNTPAGQTTSLLSQDLRHGLIGIRELYARCAAVETGSTYIKELAWREFYFAILWHYPEVFEQEFSPDWRGLLWPGTEGAFQLWATGTTGFPIVDAGMRQLLSTGLMHNRLRMITAMFLTKDLHCDWRMGEAFFMQQLVDGENASNNGGWQWSAGTGADAAPYFRIQNPWLQSARFDPQGEYIKKWLPQLRSVPAALLHEPPKPGLPLAPGYPLPMVDHHTERDRCLAIFAKHKEQRR from the coding sequence ATGACTCCCCCTGTTCTGCATTGGTTCCGCCGCGATCTGCGCTTGACGGACAATACCGCCCTCCACCACGCCTCCCAGGCTGCGTCGCAGGTGCTGCCCGTCTATGTCCTGAGTGATTGGAAAAAAGACCACGGCTGGACGGGGCCAAACCGCCAGTCCTTCCTCTGCGGTAGCCTGGAGTCGCTAGCGAGGAATCTCGAAGCTCTCGGCAGCAGACTGATCCTGCGCAGTGGTGCTGCGGATGCCGAGCTGGAGAGGCTCGTGCGGGAGACGCAGGCCCGTGCCATCTACCTCAACCGCGACTACGATCCCTTTGGTCGCCAGATGGAGAAAAAAGTCGCCGCCATGTGCTCACGCCTCGGCATCGAGTGCCGAGTTTTTGACGACAGTGTGCTGCATGCGCCGGAGAGCGTGCTCACCGGCTCTGGGCAGCCCTACCGAGTCTATACGCCTTACTCGAAAAACTGGCTAGGCCTGCCCAAAACTGCCCCGTGGCCGCGTGTGAGCCACCTCGGGCCACCCGCCGCAGAGGGCATCTCCAGCCTGCCTGTGCCGACGCTGGCGCATTGGCAGCTCGCAGCGCCGACGGCGCAGATTTTGCCTGCGGGCGAGCGTGCGGCGCGGGATCGCCTACGGCGCTTCATCGACAGTGGTCTGCTGAAAAACTACACCGCCCTGCGCAACACTCCCGCTGGCCAGACCACCTCGCTGCTCAGCCAGGATCTACGCCACGGCCTGATCGGCATCCGCGAGCTGTATGCACGCTGCGCCGCTGTGGAGACTGGCAGCACCTACATCAAGGAACTCGCCTGGCGTGAGTTCTACTTCGCCATTTTGTGGCATTATCCAGAGGTCTTCGAGCAGGAATTCTCCCCCGACTGGCGCGGACTGCTGTGGCCGGGCACGGAGGGGGCTTTTCAGCTCTGGGCCACTGGCACCACGGGCTTTCCCATTGTCGATGCGGGCATGCGCCAGCTCCTGAGCACCGGGCTCATGCACAATCGCCTGCGCATGATCACCGCGATGTTTCTCACCAAGGATCTGCACTGCGATTGGCGCATGGGAGAGGCATTTTTCATGCAGCAGCTCGTCGATGGTGAAAACGCCAGCAACAATGGCGGCTGGCAGTGGTCTGCGGGCACGGGCGCCGATGCCGCACCGTATTTCCGCATCCAGAATCCATGGCTGCAAAGCGCCCGCTTTGATCCGCAGGGCGAGTACATCAAAAAATGGCTCCCCCAGCTCCGCTCGGTGCCTGCTGCGCTGCTCCATGAGCCGCCGAAGCCTGGTCTGCCTCTCGCCCCTGGCTACCCGCTGCCCATGGTCGATCACCACACTGAGCGCGACCGCTGTCTCGCGATTTTTGCGAAGCATAAAGAGCAGAGAAGGTGA
- a CDS encoding cysteine--tRNA ligase, translating into MPANTLKLHDTLTRADRALTPLDGKTLRFYCCGPTVYGPAHIGNFRTFVAQDVMRRVVEAAGTPTLHVRNITDVDDKTIRDSQKAALSLIDFTRGWTEKFHTDCTALNLLPPHVEPSAVAHIPHQVAMIERLIAGGHAYAAADGSVYFRVASFKDYGKLSHLEDRELRLGASEAASATDSDEYTKDSLTDFALWKARKDEDGANFWPSPWGEGRPGWHLECSAMILEYLGEDFDLHSGGVDLIFPHHENEIAQSCCSTHGDFARHWMHVAHLMVDGGKMSKSLGNLHTLADLAARGYSAAEVRYVLIAGHYRAPLNFTFHSLDSARQALQKLAKADKALERPGATLAPTAPGPFAEAWEVLLDDLNVPGALGGIFGVLNKMKPAALNDAEATAARSGLHFMLGALGIVLPPVAEDAQADVPAEIQSLAQQRWDAKQSKDWAAADALRQQLEAAGWIIKDSKEGFKVLPK; encoded by the coding sequence ATGCCTGCCAATACCCTGAAACTCCATGACACCCTGACTCGCGCTGATCGTGCGCTGACGCCGCTCGATGGCAAAACGCTGCGCTTCTACTGCTGCGGGCCGACGGTGTATGGACCGGCTCATATCGGGAATTTCCGCACTTTTGTGGCGCAGGATGTGATGCGCCGCGTGGTGGAGGCTGCGGGGACTCCGACACTGCATGTGCGCAATATCACGGATGTGGATGATAAAACGATCCGCGATTCACAAAAGGCTGCGCTGAGCCTCATCGACTTCACGCGTGGCTGGACGGAGAAGTTTCACACGGACTGCACGGCGCTGAACCTTCTCCCGCCGCATGTGGAGCCCAGTGCGGTGGCGCACATCCCGCATCAGGTGGCGATGATCGAGCGGCTGATCGCGGGTGGGCATGCGTATGCGGCGGCAGATGGGAGTGTGTACTTCCGCGTCGCCTCCTTTAAAGATTACGGCAAGCTGAGTCACCTGGAGGACCGTGAGCTACGCCTCGGGGCTTCCGAGGCGGCTTCTGCGACGGATAGTGATGAGTACACAAAGGACTCGCTGACGGACTTCGCCCTGTGGAAGGCGCGGAAGGACGAGGATGGGGCTAATTTCTGGCCGAGTCCGTGGGGAGAGGGCCGCCCAGGCTGGCATCTGGAGTGCAGCGCGATGATTTTGGAGTATTTGGGCGAGGATTTTGATCTTCACAGCGGTGGTGTGGACCTGATTTTTCCCCATCATGAGAACGAGATCGCGCAGAGCTGCTGCAGCACGCATGGGGACTTTGCCCGGCACTGGATGCATGTGGCGCATCTCATGGTGGATGGCGGGAAAATGAGCAAAAGCCTGGGGAATCTGCACACGCTGGCTGATTTGGCCGCTCGCGGCTACTCGGCTGCGGAGGTGCGTTATGTGCTGATCGCGGGGCATTATCGTGCGCCACTGAATTTCACCTTCCACAGCCTCGATTCGGCACGGCAGGCACTCCAGAAGCTCGCAAAGGCCGATAAGGCGCTGGAGCGCCCAGGTGCGACTCTCGCCCCCACGGCTCCCGGTCCCTTCGCAGAGGCCTGGGAGGTGCTTTTGGATGATTTGAACGTCCCTGGGGCCCTGGGCGGCATTTTTGGTGTGCTGAACAAAATGAAGCCAGCGGCGTTGAATGACGCAGAAGCTACTGCGGCACGCAGTGGGCTGCATTTCATGCTGGGGGCTCTCGGTATCGTGCTGCCGCCAGTGGCAGAGGATGCACAGGCAGATGTCCCTGCCGAAATCCAGTCACTGGCGCAGCAGCGCTGGGATGCGAAGCAGTCGAAAGACTGGGCCGCTGCCGATGCACTGCGCCAGCAGCTCGAAGCAGCCGGTTGGATCATCAAAGACAGCAAAGAGGGCTTTAAGGTGCTGCCAAAGTGA
- a CDS encoding DUF1573 domain-containing protein, whose translation MIVRLSQLFLLLASAVSCWLAWVSLSDSGVAGCGGAAGTGCDPVLSSHWARIGPLPVSLLGAACYALTLVASFCKTPRLMRLGAAIILLAAVWFMGLQIFHLQHLCWWCSACHTLAGIAALGLLAGACSWRLEAVAALLAVGGLAAWQAFHRSSDGGRGSQSSSQTGTLPHSTAGKWIVIQSAEQIRLLESPLTISSHQLPELGRARWFPTDILVQQPELTAVATQPVLVLGDWGCEHCRVLHQRLSSTFAQESAAPANVSLLFIPVSLTADAREMHRLMLTAWFADRAAYSQLGDQISREEVVATPAAISTALHNHFTQARWAQIEPVYATAVENLLKLGDAIYAAAAKRAPIVSLPMLITPHELTVGEVTVEELRALLQRTQTGQKADIQAVQQERHPGKGRIEFEQTRVESPPVAAGAPARITWHFRNTGTEPLSLLAVQTGCGCAVAEDWQKTVAPGSSGSFSVIYDAKGRQIGPNQYTVLLITNAANGRPQDQGTELQAIVTALPPDK comes from the coding sequence ATGATCGTCCGCTTAAGCCAACTCTTCTTGCTGCTCGCCAGCGCAGTTTCTTGCTGGCTGGCATGGGTTAGCTTGTCGGATAGCGGGGTGGCTGGATGCGGAGGAGCAGCAGGCACTGGTTGTGATCCCGTGTTGAGCAGTCATTGGGCGCGGATCGGCCCCCTACCAGTAAGTCTGCTGGGTGCGGCATGCTATGCGCTGACACTGGTGGCTAGTTTTTGTAAAACACCCCGACTCATGCGGCTGGGGGCCGCCATCATCCTACTCGCCGCAGTTTGGTTCATGGGGCTTCAGATCTTCCACCTTCAGCACCTATGCTGGTGGTGTAGTGCCTGTCATACGCTGGCTGGAATAGCCGCCTTGGGGCTGTTGGCTGGCGCATGTAGTTGGCGGCTGGAGGCAGTCGCAGCTTTGCTCGCGGTGGGTGGACTTGCTGCGTGGCAGGCTTTCCACAGAAGCTCGGATGGAGGTCGTGGCTCCCAATCATCCAGCCAAACAGGAACGCTGCCGCATTCCACAGCGGGTAAATGGATTGTCATTCAATCTGCTGAACAAATCCGCCTCTTGGAGAGCCCTCTCACGATTTCATCCCATCAGTTGCCAGAGTTGGGCCGAGCACGCTGGTTTCCGACGGACATCCTCGTGCAGCAGCCAGAACTCACAGCCGTGGCGACTCAGCCCGTGCTGGTGCTCGGTGATTGGGGCTGCGAGCACTGTCGCGTGCTGCACCAGCGACTTAGCAGCACCTTTGCGCAAGAGAGCGCTGCTCCTGCGAATGTCTCACTTCTATTCATCCCTGTTTCACTGACGGCGGATGCCCGCGAGATGCATCGACTGATGCTCACGGCTTGGTTTGCGGATCGCGCGGCTTACAGCCAGCTCGGGGATCAGATTTCTCGTGAGGAAGTGGTGGCCACGCCAGCAGCCATCTCCACCGCACTCCATAACCACTTTACGCAGGCTCGATGGGCGCAGATCGAGCCCGTGTATGCCACTGCGGTGGAAAACCTCCTCAAGCTCGGAGATGCCATCTACGCAGCCGCAGCAAAGCGTGCACCTATCGTCAGTCTGCCGATGCTGATCACGCCTCATGAGCTCACGGTCGGAGAAGTCACCGTCGAGGAGTTGCGAGCCCTCCTCCAGCGCACTCAAACTGGCCAAAAGGCTGACATCCAAGCCGTCCAACAAGAGCGCCACCCAGGAAAAGGCCGCATCGAATTTGAGCAGACCCGCGTGGAGTCGCCACCAGTCGCCGCAGGGGCTCCGGCCCGCATCACCTGGCATTTTCGCAACACCGGCACAGAGCCACTTTCCCTGCTCGCTGTGCAAACGGGCTGTGGCTGTGCTGTGGCAGAGGATTGGCAAAAAACCGTCGCCCCAGGTTCCTCCGGCTCATTCTCTGTGATCTATGATGCCAAAGGGCGTCAAATCGGCCCCAACCAATACACCGTGCTCCTCATCACCAATGCGGCCAATGGACGCCCACAGGATCAAGGCACCGAGCTACAGGCTATCGTCACCGCATTGCCTCCAGATAAGTGA